One part of the Tenacibaculum sp. 190130A14a genome encodes these proteins:
- a CDS encoding retropepsin-like aspartic protease — MRKKLLTLLLLHVCLLSFGQGKFQFFGKKTDKQTVSFRLINNLIVIPLEINDKPLSFILDTGVNKTILFNLTQNDSIDLKEVRKVFIHGLGDGEPVEALLSRKNTFRVNNIVNSNESLYVILKDAFNLSARMGTTIHGIIGYDLLKDVIARVDYNNKKVTFYNPKTFKYPKRCRKCETIPLEFYRNKPYVDVNVDLVDNVNDLPVKLLIDSGGTDAMWLFEDTKKEIRTPKKYFNDVLGEGFSGTIYGNRSRVAKLKIGKYEIIQPTAAFLDSTSTFNARKFKKRNGSIGGEVLKRFKVWIDYPNGKITFKKNAPLKGGFYYNMSGLHVIYNGQELIKEEAITKFARTLENNNVSKNNTISLVTTFFYRFKPSYKIDKVVEGSPAARAGLMEGDVIKYINGKPAHTYTMGQIMELFHSKPDKKIKLKVDRGVTRLKYEFRLEQRI; from the coding sequence TTGAGAAAAAAATTACTTACACTTTTATTGCTTCATGTATGCTTATTAAGTTTTGGTCAAGGAAAATTTCAATTCTTCGGTAAAAAAACTGATAAACAAACTGTTAGTTTTCGTTTAATTAATAATTTAATAGTGATTCCTCTTGAAATAAATGATAAACCTCTTTCATTTATTTTAGACACAGGAGTTAACAAAACTATACTCTTTAATTTGACCCAGAATGATAGTATAGACCTGAAAGAAGTAAGAAAAGTATTTATACATGGTTTAGGAGATGGTGAACCTGTAGAGGCGCTGCTTTCTCGAAAAAATACCTTTAGAGTTAATAATATTGTTAATTCTAACGAAAGTTTATATGTTATTTTAAAAGATGCTTTTAACCTTTCTGCAAGAATGGGAACCACTATTCATGGAATTATAGGATATGATTTACTAAAAGATGTTATTGCTAGGGTAGATTATAATAATAAAAAAGTAACATTTTATAATCCGAAAACATTCAAATACCCCAAAAGATGTAGGAAATGTGAGACTATTCCTTTAGAGTTCTACAGGAATAAACCTTATGTAGATGTAAATGTTGACTTGGTAGATAATGTAAATGATTTACCCGTGAAACTTTTGATAGATTCTGGAGGTACCGATGCTATGTGGCTTTTTGAGGATACGAAAAAGGAAATACGTACTCCCAAAAAATACTTTAATGATGTACTAGGTGAGGGGTTTAGTGGTACCATTTACGGGAACAGAAGTAGAGTAGCTAAACTAAAAATAGGGAAGTATGAAATAATTCAACCAACTGCCGCATTTTTAGACTCAACTTCTACATTTAATGCACGTAAATTTAAAAAACGTAACGGAAGTATTGGGGGAGAGGTGTTAAAGAGATTTAAAGTTTGGATTGATTACCCAAATGGAAAAATTACGTTTAAAAAGAATGCTCCTTTAAAAGGGGGCTTTTACTATAATATGAGTGGCTTACATGTTATTTATAACGGACAAGAACTTATTAAAGAAGAAGCAATTACAAAATTTGCAAGAACTTTAGAAAACAATAATGTTAGTAAAAATAATACGATATCTTTAGTAACTACATTTTTTTACAGATTTAAGCCTTCTTATAAAATAGATAAAGTAGTTGAAGGATCACCAGCAGCTAGAGCTGGTTTAATGGAGGGAGATGTTATTAAATATATCAATGGAAAACCTGCACATACTTATACAATGGGACAAATAATGGAACTTTTTCATTCTAAACCTGATAAGAAGATAAAGTTAAAAGTAGATAGGGGGGTAACACGTCTAAAGTATGAATTCAGATTAGAACAAAGAATATAA
- a CDS encoding RNA polymerase sigma factor has translation MISLESKKTHINQLIERCKLNDKNAQMLVYNSYYKAMFNTSFRILKDEFEAEDIMQEAFLTAFTKLDTFKGEVTFGAWLKRIVINKSLTQLKKNNRYDEVKMEVISNDSLDEEETNINYNSLDVKYVLRTIQQLKDNYRIVLNLNLIEGYDYEEIAQILNYTNENVRTTVSRAKKKLKQILLSETNKTQVYGG, from the coding sequence ATGATTTCATTAGAGTCGAAAAAGACACATATTAATCAACTAATCGAACGCTGCAAACTAAACGATAAAAATGCACAAATGCTTGTGTACAATAGCTACTATAAGGCTATGTTTAACACTTCATTTCGTATTTTAAAAGATGAATTTGAAGCAGAAGATATCATGCAGGAAGCTTTTTTAACTGCATTTACTAAGTTAGACACCTTTAAAGGAGAAGTTACATTTGGAGCCTGGCTAAAAAGAATTGTAATTAATAAAAGTTTAACACAACTGAAAAAGAACAATCGTTACGACGAAGTAAAAATGGAAGTTATCTCTAATGATAGCCTTGATGAAGAAGAAACGAACATAAATTATAACTCGTTGGATGTTAAATATGTATTACGAACAATTCAACAACTAAAAGATAACTATAGAATCGTACTTAATTTAAATTTAATTGAAGGGTATGATTATGAAGAAATAGCTCAAATACTCAACTATACAAACGAAAATGTGCGTACAACAGTATCTAGAGCAAAGAAAAAATTAAAACAGATTTTATTATCTGAAACTAATAAAACACAAGTATATGGAGGATAA
- a CDS encoding head GIN domain-containing protein, which produces MKKQLLTLILIATTITATSQSWWNSKKIKGNGKVITKTRTVGSFDEVAVGGSFDVNLVQGKEGNITLEGEENILPYIVTEVKGGTLKIKFKSNTNINTTRRLLVTVAFDKIDGISLGGSGNVTSQKVIKAESVSLNLGGSGSIIADVDADTTKASIGGSGNIKIEGKTDNFKCSIAGSGSIKAYELQAKNLKANIAGSGSVKTTVSTRIKATVAGSGSVYYKGNPKYVDTNSIGSGDVIDRN; this is translated from the coding sequence ATGAAAAAACAACTGCTTACTCTAATTCTAATTGCAACCACAATTACTGCAACTTCGCAAAGTTGGTGGAATTCAAAAAAGATTAAAGGAAATGGTAAAGTAATTACCAAAACAAGAACTGTAGGAAGCTTCGATGAAGTAGCCGTTGGAGGATCTTTCGACGTTAATCTAGTGCAAGGTAAAGAAGGAAATATTACTTTAGAAGGTGAAGAAAACATTTTACCTTATATCGTAACTGAAGTTAAAGGAGGAACTCTTAAAATTAAGTTTAAAAGCAACACAAATATTAATACTACTAGAAGGTTATTAGTTACTGTTGCTTTTGATAAAATTGACGGAATATCTTTAGGAGGCTCTGGAAATGTAACCTCACAAAAAGTAATCAAAGCTGAAAGTGTTTCTTTAAATCTAGGAGGTTCTGGAAGTATTATTGCTGATGTTGACGCCGACACTACTAAAGCTTCTATAGGTGGCTCAGGAAACATTAAGATAGAAGGTAAAACAGACAATTTTAAATGTTCTATTGCTGGGTCTGGAAGTATCAAAGCTTATGAACTACAAGCAAAAAATTTAAAAGCGAACATTGCTGGGTCTGGTAGTGTTAAAACTACTGTAAGTACTCGCATTAAAGCTACTGTTGCTGGTTCTGGAAGTGTTTACTATAAAGGAAATCCTAAATATGTAGATACAAACTCTATTGGCTCAGGAGATGTTATTGATAGAAACTAA
- a CDS encoding valine--tRNA ligase, with translation MSIPSKYSAKEVEGKWYDYWMKHNYFHSEVDEREPYTIVIPPPNVTGVLHMGHMLNNTIQDVLIRRARLQGKNACWVPGTDHASIATEAKVVAKLKEQGINKSDLTREEFLKHAFEWKDQYGGIILEQLKKLGASCDWERTKFTMDDDMSEAVIKVFVDLYNKGYIYRGFRMVNWDPEAKTTLSDEEVIYEERQGNLYYLQYSIVDSDEKVTIATTRPETILGDTAICINPNDERYTHLKGKKAIVPLCNREIPIIEDEYVDVEFGTGCLKVTPAHDENDKVLGDKHNLEVIDIFNEDASLNSFGLHYEGKDRFVVRKEISKELEEKGFLLKVEQHTNKVGTSERTKAVIEPRLSDQWFLKMEELVKPAIEAVLGEDREVKLFPRKFENTYRHWMENIRDWNISRQLWWGQQIPAFYYGDGKEDFVVAESIEDALKLAQEKTGNSSLSTSDLTQDPDALDTWFSSWLWPMSVFDGIRNPENEEIKYYYPTNDLVTGPDILFFWVARMVIAGYEYKDQRPFENVYLTGLVRDKQRRKMSKSLGNSPDALKLIEDYSADGVRVGLLLSSAAGNDLLFDETLCNQGKRFGDKIWSAFKLTTLWEVSETIEQPQSSRIALDWYQAKFQKVLAEIEDHYSKYRLSDVIMSIYKLIYDDFCGWLLEIVKPGFQQPIDAKTYKEIIALFEDNLKILHPFMPFITEEVWQSIKERTPEEALIIAKYPETKESKEALIAEFDFASEVVAGIRTIRKEKKISFKETIDLVIVNNEKVSENFDNVIQKLVNIETLSYSSEKVEGALSFRVKSNEYFVPISADSINVEEEVKKITEELNYTEGFLKSVQKKLANERFVNNAPEQVVAGEKKKEADALAKIETLKASLASLQ, from the coding sequence ATGAGTATTCCATCAAAATACAGTGCAAAAGAGGTAGAAGGAAAATGGTATGATTACTGGATGAAACATAATTATTTTCATTCAGAAGTAGACGAAAGAGAACCATATACAATTGTAATTCCACCGCCAAACGTCACAGGAGTACTTCATATGGGACATATGTTAAATAATACAATTCAAGATGTATTAATTCGTCGTGCTCGTTTACAAGGTAAAAATGCTTGTTGGGTTCCTGGAACCGACCATGCATCAATTGCTACAGAGGCGAAGGTAGTAGCCAAACTAAAAGAGCAAGGAATTAATAAAAGTGATTTAACACGAGAAGAGTTTTTAAAACATGCTTTCGAGTGGAAAGATCAATATGGGGGTATTATTTTAGAACAATTAAAAAAATTAGGAGCTTCATGTGATTGGGAACGTACAAAGTTTACCATGGATGATGATATGAGTGAAGCTGTTATAAAGGTTTTTGTTGATTTGTATAATAAAGGATATATCTACCGTGGTTTTAGAATGGTAAATTGGGACCCTGAGGCAAAAACAACACTTTCAGATGAAGAAGTAATTTATGAAGAGCGTCAAGGAAACCTATATTACTTACAATACAGTATTGTAGATTCTGATGAGAAAGTTACAATTGCTACTACGCGTCCTGAAACGATTTTGGGAGATACAGCAATTTGTATCAATCCGAATGATGAGCGTTATACACATTTAAAAGGAAAGAAAGCAATTGTACCTTTATGTAATCGTGAAATCCCAATTATTGAAGATGAGTATGTAGATGTTGAGTTTGGTACTGGATGTTTAAAAGTAACACCTGCACACGACGAAAATGATAAGGTTTTAGGAGATAAGCATAATTTAGAGGTAATTGATATTTTTAATGAAGATGCTTCTTTAAATTCTTTCGGGTTACATTATGAAGGAAAAGATCGTTTTGTAGTAAGAAAGGAGATATCAAAAGAATTAGAAGAAAAAGGGTTCTTATTAAAAGTTGAACAGCATACCAATAAAGTTGGAACTTCAGAAAGAACTAAAGCGGTAATAGAACCAAGATTATCAGATCAATGGTTCTTGAAAATGGAGGAGTTGGTAAAACCAGCAATTGAAGCTGTTTTAGGAGAAGATAGAGAAGTAAAATTATTCCCAAGAAAGTTTGAGAATACATATCGTCATTGGATGGAAAACATTCGTGATTGGAATATTTCGCGTCAGTTATGGTGGGGTCAACAAATTCCAGCTTTTTATTATGGAGATGGAAAAGAAGACTTTGTAGTTGCTGAAAGTATTGAAGATGCATTAAAATTAGCTCAAGAGAAAACGGGAAATTCATCATTGTCAACATCTGACTTAACGCAAGACCCAGATGCATTAGATACATGGTTTTCATCTTGGTTATGGCCAATGAGTGTATTTGATGGAATTCGTAATCCTGAGAACGAAGAAATTAAATATTATTATCCTACAAATGATTTAGTGACAGGGCCAGATATTTTATTTTTCTGGGTAGCACGTATGGTAATTGCAGGGTATGAATATAAAGACCAACGCCCTTTCGAAAATGTTTACTTAACTGGTTTAGTACGTGATAAGCAACGTAGAAAAATGTCTAAATCTTTAGGGAACTCACCAGATGCATTAAAGTTAATTGAAGACTATAGTGCAGATGGGGTTCGTGTTGGGTTGTTGTTAAGTTCGGCAGCAGGGAACGACTTGTTGTTTGACGAGACTCTTTGTAATCAAGGGAAGAGATTTGGAGATAAAATTTGGAGTGCATTCAAATTGACAACATTGTGGGAAGTTTCTGAAACAATCGAACAACCACAGTCTAGTAGAATAGCTTTAGATTGGTATCAGGCAAAATTCCAAAAAGTGTTGGCTGAAATTGAAGATCATTACTCGAAATATCGTTTAAGTGATGTTATCATGTCTATTTATAAATTGATTTACGATGATTTCTGTGGATGGTTATTGGAAATTGTTAAACCTGGTTTTCAGCAGCCAATAGATGCAAAAACGTATAAAGAAATAATCGCTTTATTTGAAGATAATCTTAAAATTTTGCACCCTTTTATGCCTTTTATTACAGAAGAAGTTTGGCAATCTATTAAAGAAAGAACTCCAGAAGAAGCGTTAATCATAGCTAAATATCCTGAGACAAAAGAAAGCAAAGAAGCATTAATTGCTGAGTTTGATTTTGCATCGGAAGTAGTTGCAGGAATTAGAACAATTCGTAAGGAAAAGAAAATTTCATTTAAAGAAACAATTGATTTAGTAATTGTTAATAATGAAAAAGTTTCTGAAAATTTTGATAATGTAATTCAAAAGTTAGTAAATATAGAGACTCTTTCTTATTCTTCTGAAAAAGTAGAAGGAGCTTTAAGTTTCCGTGTCAAGTCAAATGAGTACTTTGTACCTATTTCAGCAGATAGTATCAATGTAGAAGAAGAAGTTAAGAAAATTACAGAAGAGTTAAACTATACTGAAGGGTTCTTAAAATCGGTGCAAAAGAAATTGGCGAATGAACGTTTTGTAAATAACGCACCAGAGCAGGTAGTTGCGGGTGAAAAGAAAAAAGAAGCAGATGCTTTAGCGAAAATAGAAACGTTAAAAGCAAGTTTGGCTTCTTTGCAATAA
- a CDS encoding lysoplasmalogenase family protein: MTIKVTALLSLSFLYLTVSKKINYWYLLLLLSSIASDTFLIFEDSFLLFGVLLLLLNRVLYIIISRRALKDTDIKTLLFYMVPSFGLFIIFYVLLRPYLEEISSSFLLLGLTSATMILFSFLNYLNKMNLRNKYFLLGILLIVVADILIAYNKYLDYNLGYVIVYTSIYYIARYLICRAMILEKS, from the coding sequence ATGACTATAAAAGTTACGGCATTATTGTCTTTGTCCTTTTTATATTTAACTGTATCAAAAAAAATCAATTATTGGTATTTACTTTTGTTGCTAAGTTCTATAGCATCTGATACTTTTTTAATTTTTGAAGACAGTTTTTTACTTTTTGGTGTTTTACTTTTGTTATTAAACAGGGTTTTGTATATAATTATATCTAGAAGGGCACTAAAAGATACTGATATAAAAACCTTACTGTTTTATATGGTTCCAAGTTTTGGCTTGTTTATTATTTTTTATGTATTATTGAGACCGTATTTAGAAGAAATTTCTTCTTCTTTTTTATTACTAGGGTTAACCTCTGCAACAATGATTCTCTTTTCATTCTTGAATTATTTGAACAAAATGAATCTTAGAAACAAATACTTTTTATTGGGTATTTTGTTAATTGTAGTTGCAGATATTTTAATAGCATATAATAAATATCTAGATTACAACTTAGGATATGTAATTGTTTATACTTCTATTTATTATATAGCTCGATATTTAATATGTAGAGCTATGATATTGGAAAAAAGTTAG
- a CDS encoding hydroxymethylglutaryl-CoA lyase, translating into MVEKVKIIECPRDAMQGIKSHFIPTEAKAKYINALLKVGFDTIDFGSFVSPKAIPQMKDTAEVLKKLDLSSTISKLLAIVANVRGANDASQFEEIHYLGYPFSISENFQMRNTHKTIEESIDTLKEILTIAGRANKEVVAYLSMGFGNPYGDPWNVEIVAEWTERLSNMGVKILSLSDTIGSSTPEDITYLYSNLIPKYPQIEFGAHLHTTPTTWFEKVDSAYKAGCKRFDGAIKGYGGCPMAKDELTGNMPTEKLLSYFTSNSIDTNIKPMSFESAYNKALEVF; encoded by the coding sequence ATGGTTGAGAAAGTCAAAATCATAGAGTGTCCGAGAGACGCTATGCAAGGTATTAAAAGTCATTTTATACCGACAGAGGCAAAAGCGAAATATATAAATGCTTTATTAAAAGTTGGATTCGACACGATAGATTTTGGGAGTTTTGTTTCCCCGAAGGCAATTCCGCAGATGAAAGATACTGCTGAAGTGTTAAAAAAGTTGGATTTATCATCAACAATTAGTAAATTATTGGCTATTGTTGCGAATGTAAGAGGAGCAAATGATGCCTCTCAATTTGAAGAGATTCATTATTTGGGATATCCGTTTTCAATATCTGAAAATTTTCAGATGAGGAATACACACAAGACAATAGAAGAGTCTATTGATACGTTAAAAGAAATATTAACCATTGCTGGTAGAGCGAATAAAGAAGTAGTAGCATACTTGTCTATGGGGTTTGGAAATCCGTATGGTGATCCTTGGAATGTGGAAATTGTGGCAGAATGGACAGAACGTTTGTCGAATATGGGCGTAAAAATACTATCTTTGTCAGACACTATAGGTAGTTCGACACCTGAAGATATAACCTATTTGTATTCGAATTTGATTCCGAAATATCCACAAATCGAATTTGGAGCACATCTGCATACAACGCCAACAACTTGGTTTGAAAAAGTTGATAGTGCTTATAAAGCGGGGTGTAAACGATTCGATGGAGCCATAAAAGGATACGGAGGTTGTCCGATGGCGAAAGATGAATTAACAGGTAATATGCCTACAGAAAAATTATTATCATACTTTACTAGTAATAGTATTGATACAAATATAAAACCAATGAGTTTTGAAAGTGCTTACAACAAAGCACTCGAAGTTTTTTAA
- a CDS encoding DUF1573 domain-containing protein, translating into MKTLLSFVAICLLSLSVNAQEFKFVTETIDYGKVAYGSEGKRTFEFTNIGDAPLIIKDIKSTCGCTVPKKPEKPIMPGEKGQIEVSYDTKRPGGFSKAITIMSNAKKKRRMLKIKGFITKDATPAKAKSVVNDSE; encoded by the coding sequence ATGAAAACATTATTATCTTTTGTAGCTATTTGCTTATTATCATTAAGTGTTAATGCTCAAGAATTTAAATTTGTAACTGAAACTATTGATTATGGTAAAGTAGCATATGGTTCTGAAGGAAAACGTACTTTCGAATTTACCAACATTGGTGATGCTCCATTAATTATCAAAGATATCAAGTCTACTTGTGGATGTACAGTTCCTAAGAAGCCAGAAAAACCAATTATGCCAGGAGAAAAAGGGCAAATTGAGGTTTCTTATGACACAAAAAGACCAGGAGGTTTTTCTAAAGCGATTACTATTATGTCTAACGCTAAGAAAAAAAGAAGAATGTTAAAGATTAAAGGATTTATTACTAAAGATGCTACTCCTGCAAAAGCAAAGAGTGTTGTAAACGATAGTGAATAA
- a CDS encoding pyridoxal phosphate-dependent aminotransferase, translating to MPSISNKGNSMPQSPIRKLVPFAEAAKKNGTKVFHLNIGQPDIKTPQVALDAVKNNAIEVLSYARSEGSEEYRSKLANYYAQNEIHVAANNIIATTGGSEALLFTIGSITDPEDEIIIPEPFYANYNGFSTASGVKVVPVISKIEDNFALPAIEDFEKLITSKTKAILICNPGNPTGYLYSEEEIEKLKQIVLKHDLFLIADEVYREFTYDGEKHNSVMALEGIEQHAIMIDSVSKRYSMCGARIGCIVSKNEDFINTALKFAQARLSPPTYALLASEAALDTPQSYFDEVIEEYQERRDTLISELQKIEGVKVANPKGAFYCIAELPVDSSEDFAQWILEKFNHNNETVMVAPAGGFYSTKGEGNNQVRIAYVLNKADLKRCVEILKVALQQYNS from the coding sequence ATGCCTTCTATTTCTAACAAAGGAAATTCTATGCCTCAATCACCAATTAGAAAGTTGGTGCCTTTTGCAGAGGCTGCTAAGAAAAATGGAACTAAAGTATTTCATTTAAATATTGGACAACCAGATATAAAAACTCCACAAGTTGCTTTAGATGCAGTAAAAAACAATGCCATCGAAGTATTGTCTTACGCTCGTTCTGAAGGTTCTGAAGAATACAGAAGTAAACTTGCTAATTACTATGCTCAAAATGAAATTCATGTTGCAGCAAACAACATCATTGCTACAACTGGAGGTTCAGAAGCTTTATTATTTACTATCGGTAGTATTACTGACCCAGAAGATGAAATCATTATCCCAGAGCCATTTTACGCTAACTACAATGGTTTTTCTACAGCTTCAGGAGTAAAAGTTGTTCCTGTTATTTCTAAAATTGAAGATAACTTCGCTTTACCAGCAATTGAGGATTTTGAAAAGTTAATTACTTCAAAAACAAAAGCGATTTTAATTTGTAACCCAGGTAATCCAACAGGATATTTATATAGCGAAGAAGAAATTGAAAAACTAAAGCAAATTGTACTAAAACACGATTTGTTTTTAATAGCTGACGAAGTATACCGTGAATTCACATACGACGGAGAAAAACACAATTCTGTAATGGCTTTGGAAGGTATAGAACAGCATGCTATCATGATTGATTCTGTATCTAAACGTTATAGTATGTGTGGAGCAAGAATTGGGTGTATTGTTTCTAAAAATGAAGACTTTATTAATACTGCTCTTAAATTTGCACAAGCGCGTTTAAGTCCTCCTACATATGCTTTATTAGCTAGTGAAGCTGCTTTAGATACTCCACAAAGTTATTTTGACGAAGTTATTGAAGAGTACCAAGAACGTAGAGATACTTTAATTTCTGAATTACAAAAAATTGAAGGTGTTAAAGTCGCAAATCCAAAAGGTGCGTTTTATTGCATCGCAGAATTACCTGTTGATAGTTCAGAAGATTTTGCTCAATGGATTTTAGAAAAATTTAATCATAATAATGAAACTGTTATGGTTGCTCCTGCTGGAGGTTTCTATTCTACTAAAGGAGAAGGTAACAACCAAGTAAGAATTGCTTATGTTTTAAACAAAGCTGACTTAAAGCGTTGTGTAGAAATTTTAAAAGTTGCTTTACAACAATACAATAGTTAA
- a CDS encoding bifunctional metallophosphatase/5'-nucleotidase — protein sequence MKQIKYLFSLLLVAIFLACGSAKNVTNTSEDAFKFKQEASKTYFSILQLNDVYEIAPIQGGKYGGMARVETVHQDLLKESKNVMLVLAGDFLNPSLIGTMKVDGERVKGKQMVEVMNAMNFDLVAFGNHEFDLSYKDLQKRINESSFAWISANVLHNVDGEHRYFYKEQNGSKHNLEDSFIKEFKNPDGSILKVGFISVCIPSNPKNYVYYGDMYKEIQRSYSDIKDKVDVVLGLTHLSLSQDKRVAELLPNVPLLMGGHEHTNSYDRVGNAVIAKADANAKTAYIHRFEFDPKTKKLRFKSQLKEINDKIVADKKVNAVVSKWEDILKNKIQDIVSNPYEVIYTAKEPLDARETPIRSEQTNMGVLIAEAMSLAYNNEVDCALVNGGSVRIDDELSGAVNVVDIFRVLPYGGAVLKVDIKGSLLKEVLEYGLKSAGTGAYLQRYNVVKKEGKWLVQGKPIDSNKIYKVAFSDYLLKGLDIPILSDKAEGVIQVYRPNDNEMAYDIRKAVIELLKKK from the coding sequence ATGAAACAAATCAAATATTTATTTTCTTTATTATTAGTTGCTATCTTTTTGGCATGTGGATCTGCTAAAAACGTAACTAACACTTCAGAAGATGCCTTTAAATTTAAACAAGAAGCATCTAAAACGTACTTTTCAATTTTACAATTAAACGATGTATATGAAATAGCACCTATACAAGGAGGTAAGTATGGTGGTATGGCAAGAGTAGAAACCGTGCACCAAGATTTGTTAAAAGAAAGTAAAAATGTAATGCTTGTTTTAGCTGGAGATTTTTTGAATCCCTCTTTAATAGGTACAATGAAAGTAGATGGAGAGAGAGTGAAAGGAAAACAAATGGTCGAAGTAATGAATGCCATGAATTTTGACTTGGTTGCTTTTGGAAACCATGAATTCGATTTGAGCTATAAAGATTTACAAAAAAGAATTAATGAAAGTTCTTTTGCTTGGATTTCTGCTAATGTGTTACACAATGTTGATGGAGAACACCGTTATTTTTACAAAGAACAAAATGGAAGCAAGCACAATCTAGAAGATTCTTTTATAAAAGAATTTAAGAACCCCGATGGATCTATTTTGAAAGTTGGTTTTATAAGTGTTTGTATTCCTTCAAACCCAAAAAATTATGTGTATTACGGAGATATGTATAAAGAAATACAAAGATCTTATAGTGATATTAAAGATAAGGTTGATGTTGTATTAGGATTAACCCATTTATCTTTAAGTCAAGACAAAAGGGTAGCCGAATTATTACCGAATGTACCTTTGTTAATGGGAGGACATGAACATACAAATAGTTATGATAGAGTAGGAAATGCTGTAATAGCGAAAGCAGATGCAAATGCAAAAACAGCCTACATCCATCGATTTGAATTTGATCCCAAAACGAAAAAACTGAGATTCAAGTCTCAATTGAAAGAGATTAATGATAAAATAGTAGCTGATAAAAAGGTAAATGCTGTTGTTAGTAAATGGGAAGATATATTAAAGAATAAGATTCAAGATATCGTTTCTAATCCTTACGAAGTAATTTATACAGCTAAAGAACCTTTGGATGCAAGAGAAACTCCGATAAGAAGTGAACAAACTAATATGGGGGTTTTAATTGCTGAAGCGATGAGTTTAGCGTATAATAACGAAGTAGATTGTGCTTTGGTTAATGGAGGTTCGGTAAGGATAGATGATGAATTGTCTGGAGCGGTGAATGTTGTAGATATTTTTAGAGTTTTACCTTACGGAGGAGCGGTTTTAAAAGTAGATATTAAAGGAAGTTTGTTAAAAGAGGTGTTAGAATATGGACTAAAATCTGCAGGTACAGGAGCATATTTACAGCGTTATAATGTTGTTAAAAAGGAAGGAAAGTGGCTTGTACAAGGAAAACCAATTGATAGTAACAAAATATATAAAGTTGCTTTTTCTGATTATTTATTAAAAGGATTAGATATACCTATTCTTTCAGACAAAGCGGAAGGGGTAATACAGGTGTATCGTCCTAATGATAATGAAATGGCGTATGATATTCGTAAGGCTGTTATTGAACTTCTTAAAAAGAAATAA